One stretch of Desulforegula conservatrix Mb1Pa DNA includes these proteins:
- a CDS encoding MraY family glycosyltransferase: protein MTDHYNEDKQDLAKKHDRNIILVIVFILILEGLILISAFSQSGNKKCLQIIDSTDQVIYEINGEHLSEFDKYYFENTFGSLETYKKKLVTKDIPFPFRAWLTAAAGLPLFLILLSAFAVKAYKSLFHATEPSIMESYDDISGSKGLPAYMKIFERLDIFAIGFILLLSVFLYWVIPNLFTYISKATLDFIINYKWFFIVISVFGAGTMLWIIYLRYLLARKTIEVQKEIAIKQIEFNAIDKRRLIDHEDIKKIESMNESAVFEIKD from the coding sequence ATGACGGATCATTATAACGAAGATAAACAAGACCTTGCTAAAAAGCATGACCGCAATATCATCCTTGTCATAGTCTTTATTCTTATTCTTGAAGGTCTGATTCTGATTTCGGCATTTAGTCAGTCAGGCAATAAAAAGTGTTTACAGATAATAGATAGCACTGATCAGGTTATATATGAGATAAATGGAGAACACCTTTCCGAATTTGACAAATATTATTTTGAAAATACTTTCGGCTCTTTGGAAACATATAAAAAAAAGCTGGTAACAAAAGACATCCCCTTTCCTTTCAGGGCCTGGCTTACTGCGGCTGCCGGGCTTCCTCTTTTTCTGATATTACTTTCTGCATTTGCCGTGAAAGCTTACAAATCGCTTTTTCACGCAACTGAACCAAGCATCATGGAATCTTACGATGATATTTCGGGAAGCAAGGGACTGCCCGCTTACATGAAGATATTTGAACGCCTCGATATTTTTGCGATAGGCTTCATACTGCTTCTATCGGTTTTCCTGTATTGGGTCATACCCAACCTATTTACTTACATTTCAAAAGCTACCCTTGATTTCATAATAAATTACAAATGGTTTTTCATCGTTATTTCAGTTTTTGGAGCTGGAACAATGCTATGGATAATCTACCTCAGATATCTTTTGGCGCGCAAAACCATTGAGGTTCAGAAGGAGATTGCGATAAAGCAGATTGAGTTCAATGCAATTGACAAAAGACGGTTGATTGATCATGAAGATATCAAGAAAATAGAATCCATGAATGAATCTGCTGTTTTTGAAATTAAAGACTGA
- a CDS encoding M23 family metallopeptidase, producing MSRYYTLMFIDDDGSSVKRAVISKKLLISVFSFVICIIAALTYVFFDYSKLKNTSFQTKRFEKRLLSNRGELENQRRQIQLFADEINALKKKMESLNTFETKVAETLKSKKVTKEDFTGMGGSMPDDINTNLSLGDRHNSLLREMHQQLDLIVAEAEKQDVDFNVLLKSLETFENQKISGEKNVRNLVISSTPSLRPVNGGNVTSRFGYRESPFGGRTEVHKGFDIAGSAGTPIRAGGDGIVSFVGDKGAYGKTIIISHGHGIVTQYSHLSSYKVSSGDRVKRGQTIAGMGSTGRSTGNHLHYEVHLNGVPVNPQKYM from the coding sequence ATGTCTAGATATTATACCTTAATGTTTATTGATGATGATGGCTCATCTGTCAAAAGAGCAGTAATCTCTAAAAAACTTCTTATATCGGTTTTTTCATTCGTTATCTGTATAATAGCAGCACTTACATATGTTTTTTTTGATTACTCCAAACTAAAGAATACCTCATTCCAGACCAAACGTTTTGAGAAAAGACTTCTTAGCAACAGAGGGGAGCTTGAAAACCAAAGACGTCAGATTCAGCTTTTTGCTGATGAGATTAACGCTCTTAAGAAAAAGATGGAGAGCCTCAACACATTTGAAACAAAAGTTGCTGAAACACTTAAGAGTAAAAAAGTTACAAAGGAAGATTTTACAGGCATGGGCGGTTCCATGCCTGACGATATAAATACCAACCTCTCGCTTGGTGACAGGCATAATTCGCTACTCAGGGAAATGCACCAGCAGCTTGATCTTATTGTTGCAGAGGCGGAAAAACAGGATGTGGATTTCAATGTACTCCTTAAATCTCTGGAAACTTTTGAGAATCAGAAAATTTCTGGTGAAAAGAATGTCAGAAATTTAGTCATTTCTTCTACTCCAAGTCTGAGACCGGTCAACGGCGGCAATGTTACATCCCGTTTCGGGTATAGGGAGTCTCCTTTCGGAGGACGCACAGAAGTACACAAGGGATTTGATATAGCAGGAAGCGCGGGAACACCTATAAGAGCCGGAGGCGATGGTATAGTGTCTTTTGTTGGCGACAAGGGAGCTTATGGCAAAACAATAATAATCAGCCACGGACACGGTATCGTTACGCAGTATTCTCACCTTTCTTCATATAAAGTAAGTTCCGGTGATAGGGTAAAGAGGGGGCAGACAATAGCCGGAATGGGAAGTACGGGAAGAAGTACCGGAAATCATCTCCATTATGAGGTTCATCTCAACGGCGTTCCTGTTAACCCGCAAAAATACATGTAA
- a CDS encoding CBS domain-containing protein — MDIITTHKNVDFDALASVMAAKLIYPDALPVLPKAINPNVKGFLSIHKDIFDSYSFSEIETSDINRLIIVDTNNWSRLDGSTSPLKNKHDLEVIIWDHHEQGDIRPVVSSCQEETGATITLLIRELKRKRTLITPIQATLFLLGLYEDTGNLTFPATTAEDAMSAAYLLERKADLNILSTFLMQVYGEKQKEILFEMLKNAVSTKINGHSISFNRVEVSGHVGNLSAVVNMYRNIVNADAAIGVFVEAERDRVMIIGRSKNEDLNIGKIMRVLGGGGHPAAGSALMKSVNPDTVIETITELIKGDQQGSILVGDIMSFPVFSILQDSSMEDLSKILVEKGCTGMPVVNSDGNMVGVVSKRDFRKVKKTQQMQSPVKAFMSPNLVTIAPEKSVMEAARIMVKYDIGRLPVLQDGKLIGIVSRSDMMNYFYDMLPD; from the coding sequence ATGGATATTATTACAACTCATAAGAATGTGGATTTTGATGCTCTTGCTTCGGTAATGGCGGCAAAGCTTATTTATCCTGATGCACTTCCTGTTCTTCCCAAAGCCATCAATCCAAATGTCAAGGGATTTCTGTCCATACACAAGGACATTTTTGATTCCTACTCATTCTCCGAAATAGAAACCTCAGACATTAACAGACTGATAATTGTAGACACCAACAACTGGAGCAGGCTTGACGGCTCAACATCGCCTCTTAAGAATAAGCACGATCTGGAAGTGATCATATGGGATCACCACGAACAAGGAGACATAAGGCCAGTAGTCTCATCCTGCCAGGAAGAAACAGGCGCCACCATCACACTGCTGATTAGAGAGCTTAAAAGAAAAAGGACTCTGATCACACCAATTCAGGCGACACTTTTTCTCCTTGGCTTATACGAAGATACCGGCAACCTGACTTTCCCCGCAACAACAGCGGAAGATGCCATGTCAGCAGCATACCTCCTTGAGAGAAAAGCAGATCTCAATATATTAAGCACTTTTCTGATGCAGGTTTACGGTGAGAAACAAAAAGAAATCCTTTTCGAAATGCTTAAAAACGCGGTAAGCACAAAAATCAATGGCCATTCCATAAGCTTTAACCGTGTAGAAGTATCAGGACATGTTGGAAATCTTTCGGCCGTTGTAAATATGTACAGAAATATTGTAAATGCTGACGCCGCAATCGGTGTCTTTGTTGAAGCCGAAAGAGACCGAGTCATGATCATAGGAAGAAGCAAAAACGAGGATCTTAACATCGGAAAAATAATGAGGGTACTTGGCGGCGGTGGCCACCCTGCAGCAGGTTCTGCGCTCATGAAATCGGTCAACCCGGACACTGTTATCGAGACAATAACAGAGCTTATAAAGGGCGATCAACAGGGAAGCATTCTTGTCGGAGATATAATGTCCTTTCCGGTTTTTTCCATCCTTCAGGATTCGTCAATGGAAGATCTGTCTAAAATTCTTGTCGAAAAGGGATGCACTGGAATGCCGGTTGTAAATAGCGACGGCAACATGGTTGGGGTCGTATCAAAAAGAGACTTCAGAAAAGTCAAAAAGACCCAGCAGATGCAGTCTCCTGTAAAAGCATTCATGAGCCCAAATCTTGTAACCATAGCTCCTGAAAAAAGCGTAATGGAAGCAGCAAGGATAATGGTTAAATACGACATAGGAAGACTCCCTGTCTTGCAGGATGGCAAACTCATAGGAATAGTCTCAAGGTCAGATATGATGAATTATTTTTATGATATGCTCCCTGATTAA
- a CDS encoding carboxypeptidase regulatory-like domain-containing protein gives MEKRFLRSILLSVVFLLAFVPGFAMATDCVVTPKSLQMNYTTMPKAGVPIDFTLDAVSSCSGSLFYFFTYIPDYGSASYDAYNNWVNMMTGTQVVTFTPSNTVRYTFDTPGYYIVVGDVMPTEAFPAVRNIIGTSVAVQENSGGTGTCPFQATGLNMTVTNALNGDVVPGATVTALGQTNTTNSSGSASLINLPTDQDVVVQASAPGYITQSLQVRLACGQVQTQGLALLPSGDAGVASGDIRVILTWGENPSDLDSHITGPKSDGSTDRFHVYYSNTNNNGSGAASDTTIPCWLDVDDVTSYGPETVSVNKSGSSYVAGTYRYYVHHYSGSNNIPTSGAVVQVYKGSQLIRSFSAPTTTDASVGDNYVWSVFEMTLGADGSYTINPVNTYSSTGYSSYDTTVFRNGVKLPSFIPEVYQLFMSMPAK, from the coding sequence ATGGAAAAGAGATTTTTAAGAAGTATTTTGCTGTCCGTTGTTTTTTTGTTAGCGTTTGTGCCAGGATTTGCGATGGCCACAGATTGCGTTGTAACTCCTAAATCTTTGCAAATGAATTACACCACAATGCCAAAAGCTGGCGTGCCAATTGATTTTACTCTGGATGCAGTATCAAGCTGCAGTGGCTCACTCTTTTATTTTTTTACTTATATCCCGGATTATGGTTCAGCGTCTTATGATGCATATAACAACTGGGTTAATATGATGACTGGTACCCAGGTCGTCACATTCACACCAAGCAATACGGTTAGATATACTTTTGACACACCCGGCTATTACATCGTGGTAGGAGATGTTATGCCTACAGAGGCTTTCCCGGCTGTGAGAAATATTATTGGTACTTCAGTCGCTGTCCAGGAGAACTCTGGCGGAACAGGAACCTGTCCATTCCAGGCAACCGGTCTTAACATGACAGTTACAAATGCTCTTAACGGTGACGTAGTACCCGGCGCCACAGTAACAGCACTTGGCCAGACAAATACCACAAATTCAAGCGGTTCCGCTTCATTGATCAATCTTCCGACGGATCAGGATGTTGTTGTTCAGGCAAGTGCTCCAGGATATATCACCCAGTCTCTTCAGGTAAGGCTTGCCTGTGGTCAAGTACAGACCCAGGGTCTTGCCCTTCTTCCGTCAGGAGATGCAGGAGTGGCAAGCGGTGACATAAGAGTTATTCTTACTTGGGGTGAAAATCCTTCGGATCTTGACTCACACATTACAGGGCCTAAATCAGACGGCTCTACTGACCGCTTCCATGTATATTATTCCAATACAAACAATAATGGCTCTGGTGCTGCATCTGACACGACCATACCTTGCTGGCTTGATGTTGACGATGTAACAAGTTACGGACCAGAAACAGTCTCAGTCAACAAGTCCGGCAGCTCATATGTCGCTGGTACTTACAGGTACTATGTTCATCACTATTCAGGGTCAAATAACATCCCGACAAGTGGCGCGGTTGTTCAGGTATACAAAGGATCTCAGTTGATAAGAAGTTTCAGCGCGCCTACTACAACAGATGCCAGTGTTGGTGATAATTATGTCTGGTCAGTTTTTGAAATGACTTTAGGAGCTGATGGAAGTTATACAATCAATCCTGTTAACACCTACTCATCAACAGGCTATTCTTCATATGATACGACGGTGTTCAGAAATGGCGTAAAGCTTCCGTCTTTCATTCCTGAAGTTTATCAGCTGTTCATGAGTATGCCTGCAAAATAA
- a CDS encoding PilZ domain-containing protein has product MFKQLMVAIMICGGVLFICSKIYEKVKCKNSKELQNHRIKNLAADCGAKEKRQHTRIKTGQPLLIFCNDLTGAIPATSGDMSLSGAFIKCNESLGLGTILKVEFLNEPRLPIMTAQVVWSNSGVSQERILNRGIGVRFSNVSPETRKALELVLSSN; this is encoded by the coding sequence ATGTTCAAACAGCTTATGGTGGCAATAATGATCTGCGGAGGAGTACTTTTTATCTGTTCAAAAATATACGAGAAAGTGAAATGCAAAAACTCAAAGGAACTTCAGAATCATAGGATCAAGAATCTGGCCGCTGACTGCGGAGCAAAGGAAAAAAGGCAGCACACAAGAATTAAAACAGGTCAGCCTCTTTTAATATTCTGCAATGATCTGACCGGCGCAATTCCAGCAACATCAGGAGATATGAGTCTTAGCGGAGCCTTTATAAAATGCAATGAATCATTGGGGTTAGGAACTATTCTGAAAGTCGAGTTTTTGAATGAACCGAGGCTGCCGATCATGACAGCCCAAGTCGTATGGTCAAATTCAGGAGTTTCCCAAGAAAGGATATTAAACAGAGGGATTGGTGTCAGATTCAGTAATGTATCACCTGAAACTAGAAAAGCCCTTGAACTGGTTTTATCCTCAAATTGA